The following nucleotide sequence is from Hevea brasiliensis isolate MT/VB/25A 57/8 chromosome 7, ASM3005281v1, whole genome shotgun sequence.
GAAAGTTAATGACCAATCTGCTGTACTGGAAATTCTTTTCCTTCTTAATGCAGGTAAGCGGGACCATCGAGGTGGTGACTTGAGGGATAAGCTTGACAAGAGGCTTTCTCCACAGCGTAGAATTTCTCCAGGAAGAAATACAAGAAGCCGGCATACATTTCATGGTCAGAAATTGCATCCTTATATCTTAGCCACATATTTTACTCATGTAGTCACTTTCTCTGTTATCATTTCTTGTCTATGGATTAACTGAATTGTGCACTTGTCCTCCTTGGTTATATGTACTTTTCTTCTCTTTAAGTTTTGGATGCATTAACACAAACATTCAAGGACAGTTAGAATCCAATTTAAGGTCCAGTTTAATTTTATTCTGAACTTGTAATTATCCCTTATTTTTTACTCTCTCTTTCTCTGTATTTGACTATTTGTTTCAGGATCTAGCCCTTCCAGGTCCATTGAGAAAAACAGGTATGTTCAAATGAATATTTTGATGTtaccaatttatttgaggttcttttGGTATTTCCTTTCTCAACACATTTGCGTTGTGGTGATGCatgaatttatttgaggttcttttGGTATTTCTTTCCCAACACATTTGTGTTGTGGTGATGTATGATACTATCATCCATTCTTTTTGAACTGCAAAGGTGCATGTTCCTAACCCTGGCCGCGAACCAGTTTGGGCCCATAACCATCCTGGaacaccaccccccccccccccccccctcttccgCGCTGAACTGTACCAGAACCAGCAGTCCTGGTCGATTCCTAaccagaattaaaaaaaaaaaagaaattaacatAATTAGAGGAAATTGGTCAAACTCTGAGGAAAATTTTTTGATTAATTATAATAGTAGCATAATTGATGGAAATTTTACTAAACTTTTctttttttagaaaattattaaaaaaaattcaaataaaatatgcaGATTTCCCcttaattatttcattaaaaattttaagttaattgtttaatttcttcTACATTGTTAAAAAGATTTTCAAATctatgtaaaatttttatttctatttttaaaTAAAGGCGACTGAATTGGATCCAGGCGTGAACCAGCCTCCAGAGGACCAATcccagttctttttcatgaaccAGAATCATTGGTTCCTGGTCTGGTGGTTCATGAACCATGACCACGCCTTGGTGTTTCTAGATCTTAACTGAAAAACCTTGTGAGAGTTGTGTTCTGTGCAGTTGAATTGGAACCAGGCCTGAACCAACTTCCATAGGTCCAATCCAAGTTCTCCTCCCTCATGAACTAGAACCGTTGGTTTCTGGCGGTTCATGAACCATGACGAGGCCTAGGTGTTTCTAGATCTTCAGTGAAAGGCCTCGTGAGAGTTGTTTTTGTGAAATAgaaattgaaaatattttaattactaCGCCAATCCTTCCAAGTTCGTTAGAAGCTGACCAGTTCGATGCTGGAAAAGCTATATCTCTCTGACTATGGTAGAGACATTTTCTTATAGGCACATtaacatttaaatttttaaaagaaaaaaaaatttaaaggaagCCCTTGGTGGGCTTGACAAGCAATGCCAACTATTTTATCAAAACTATCTGATGGCACAAACAGCCTGGCCTGGGAGCCTTCTCCATCATATTGGCTTGGGTGTGTGTTAACTAGTTAATGCTTCCATAGGATCAAATTTGTTATTAGGCTGTGTGGATGATAAAGAATACTTTTTTTTTGGTGGTTTTCTTGATCTGGACACTCAATTTTAGAGGTCAGCTTTGGAAACATGATGTGATTGGTTTAGTATGGCGAGCCAATTGTTTTCCGAATGTGAaaataagtttgagaataagaaaGTTTCAGGTGTTTTTTGAAGCAAATTTGGCAATTCAATAAGCATTTATTCTCTACATGTAAATATAAatcattgatttttctttttttttttgtttttatctccatGTTGTACACACATTTGGGTACTAAAATAACGGTCCTTTTCTCTTACAGTGACAGAAAACGCAGGAAAAAACAGCATTTTGATGGTCAAAGTGATTTATCCAGAAGTCTGAAAAGTTCAGATGGGGCAGAAGATCGGGTTAAAAGAAGAAAAACCACATCAACTGATTCTATATTTTTTCTTAAGAAGCAGGTTAGAAGAGTTTTGTGTGCTTAATTCTTAATGTTTTACttctattcttcagttattttatTTGGAAAATGTGCAGCTAATAGAAGCACAGTCAGAGATTGACGTGCTTGATCAACAGAAATCTCAATTAAAGGTCAGTTGGTCTAATTAGTCATTATTTTTGTTATGACTCTGAGTGCACTTCTTTTTTCCATTTAGTTTGTTTGGTTTTATATTTTTTGACCTATCAATTAGTTATTTATGTTGGAATTACTAGGTTATATGATTCTATATCTTTATTTTTTGTCATGTCATCATCTGTTTCAAATGGTTTTGAGGTGTATATTATTTTGTTGTTTTATATCTAACTTTGGCATTAATTCTCTTGTTTTCATGTGGAGCCAATGCTTATATTTTGTTGTTTGATGCTTTTATTTTTGAAGACCTTAGTAGAAGAGAAAGTTGAAGAAGCCAATATTCTAACTTCCAGAGTTCTGGAGCTTGATTTTCAATTGTCGAAAGAAAAAGAGGAATATAGAAGGTAGTCATGAATGTGATAAcataattttccctttttttgtCCATTGGTATGTAATCTGTTTAGTATTCTCTGCAGATGGGagtttttctttatatatatatatatataaacccctTCACTCTTTGTTGTTGAAATTTCTAGGAATGTttcaaaaatcaagaagtttgtcAAGACATATAAGCGGTATGTGCGGGTTCAAGAGGATTTGAAAAAGTAAGTTCTTGTTGTGATATTTCACTAGTTCCTACATATATTTTGTCTGTTTTGATAATTTTTGTCATTGTCAGTTTCTCTAATTTAGCAGCATGTTGGCGTTGAGTGTTTTTCATAATTCTGTTTATTCATGGAAATGCATAGGTCACAAGTTCGTCTTCAGAGGTTGGGAGATCACCTTGGCTCTGACACTACCATAAATGGTGGAAATGAAGAGGATTCAAGCATCAATATTGTCAGTGATGGAGAGGCTCCTGGTTATCATACTGTCTGCCCACCGAATGAGGTGCATAATAATCATTTCCCTGGCAAGAAAGGTCTGCTTGTTAAATGTGATACTGTTGAAGAATCAACAAAAGGTGATAATTTCTTCGATATGCTTCTGGAATTTTGGAACGTTCAGCATTTGATCAGTCCCTACATTTTGAGTTTTCTTTCTTTGTAATAAATTAAATCAAGGTTGAGAAGCCAACAATATGATTCCACAAGCACCCTACAAAAATCATAAATTGTAGATAAGTTTCATTGCTATTTGCGCTGCTGGGGTGTGCAGAATTTGATTTAAACTGAAAACATAAAACTGAACTGACAATTCTTATTTTGGGTTTTGTAGTTGATCAGTTCAGTTCTATTTTATAGTCTATAGAATAAATATTAGATTATATCAGTTTGGTTTGGTATTAACACTGAGAAAACTGAGGAAATCAAACCgaactaaattaaatataaattatgtaAAATTGTATCTTAGAAATGTGTGtgtgcattttttttcttttttttttttccaattaaaCAAAGAGGGCCCGACACCCTAATTGTCTCTCCCCTTCTTACATCGGACTTACCTTCACCTTCCTTGCTCCTCACTTCCTCATCTCCTCATTCCTGTCTCCTTGTTACTCATAGACCAAACCCAACCGCAACACCATCCACCACaacccccacccccccccccacaaaccaaaaaaacaaaaaaaaaaggccaGCCCTGCATTTGCTCCTTGCCTCTCTTTATCTTGGACAATTGCCCCTATGTCTCTAGTCTCTATCCTGCACTACCAACTTCTCACCCGGCTTCCATATGCCAGCCTCTCGTTAACTGAGACAACCATTGGTCATCTTCTTTCCCATGGCTCTCTTTGTCACATGAATGGACTCTTGACCACCCCTTGCATTTGCCTCTAACTTGTTGCTTCTCACCACTGTCTCCTTTGTCTCTCTCTATGTCTCTGGTATCTGCCACTCTCAGCCTCATCTCAAGTCTCTAAGACAATTAGTCTCTAAACTTTATTCTTAAAATTTTCTTCTCAATTTGTCCTTTATGCAAACTACTCTTTCGCATTTGCTTGTGTTTCAGTGTTTTGAGAAGTAATTTGCTTGTTTATTGCTGTTTTGTGTTGTAATTTTCTTGTGATTTACTAATTGTTTTTCTAATCTGGGTAGTTGTTCGGTATACGTTGTTTTTTTTTCAATGTTCAAGGATGAGAATATGAGCATTGAATATCAAACGAaggattattattattacattggTGAAGACCAGCAATGTTCTTGCCATTTGTTAATTGTTTTAATGCTGAGAAACTGACAAACTGGATCGAATAGGTTTGATTTCCTCTCCTACTAATTTGATCATTTTGGTTTTGGTGGTTGTGAGACCAAACTTAACCAAATTGACTGGTGCACATCCCTAGTAGTTAAGCTAGCACTTAAGAGACTACCTTGGCCCAGAGTGAGATAGAACTTATATCACATCTGCATATTTATCAATATATTGGTGCCCCCTTCTTAACATAGAGTTGGAAGGCTATCTATGTAACTGAAGAAAGGTTGTAAAACTGCTTTTTCCATTTTGTGAGGAAATGCTTTTAGCCGCTGCgcagcccccccccccccccccccccaaaactgGGTTTCTTGTCTTCCAAATTTGGTTTCTTCTTGGAATAATTGAGCTTTATTTAATGATATAATCTTCCAATAACCTTCAATGTGAGAAGTTGCTATGTTTTAAGATGAGGTAATTAGTAACATGATTTGCCTCGTCTTTCAACTTGGTAAAGATCCTTGAGGTAGCATATGTGAAACCTCATGTTCATTAGTTGCATTccaaaattccaaaattttcatgcTAGTGCATCTTTCCATGGTTATTTGTCATTTGAATTCTTAAGATATTTTGAAAAACATGTATGGTGAAGAAATCAATTAGAAATCAAGGAGAAACAAATTTAGTATGAATGCGTTATCAaagtttttatattattattaataaatgaaattatatatatttaacaaaattattatttataatttattgttaAAACCATTTAGTTAGTTCTCTCTCATACATGCAAAATACATTTATATATGATGACTAAAAAAATTTTTTGTGCTATGATTTTATAAGTTAATAGGCTAAAGTGAACAATTAGAGACAATTTTGTTATAGAAAAAAATTGTTCCAAATTCCTATATTCTTCATAGTTTATTTTTTTTGgtatattttcttaatttataatGTTAGTTTATTAAGTAAAatgtattttattataaataaagtcACTTTAAATTATTCTAAAAGAATAATGTGTGTGGTGATTaagataaatttaattatttaatagttaaaaacaattaaaataagataaaattttaaaattaaatattgaaaaagaaaaaaaacttaACATAGAACTTGAGAGGGTTCAACCAATCAAGAAAGGGggaaaaacatattataagttttATGGTATTGTTATTGGAATAGTAACTCAAAGTTGAGTTTTTGATATATGGGTTAGATTGTTTGTAcaatttttaatatgtattttcTTGATATGTGAGATTAATTCAGTTATGTTTTAATTGTACTTTTTTTAATGACATTAgtgtaaaatattttaaatttatatttaactgcaaaagaaaataaaaaaaaaaagtaatttggcATTGGTAAAAAGAAAAAACTGTCATGCctttagaattaaaaaaaaaaaaaattgtaatggTCCAAAAATAGCATGACACCAATTCTGTTGCAAAGAAATACATACTCTTTGATACGAAGAAAATGATTTGTTTTGTAGTTATTGAGGGTAGAATGTCTTATCATAAAAAATAAGGGATAAAATAGTCTAAATGCTATTACTAGAACAATAAATCTTTGTTGTGTTTTAGTAAATAAAATAATGTAATTGTGcaagaaggggaaaaaaaaagctTTAGTTTTGTTCTCTATTTCTTCTTCATTGGTATAGAGGGAAAAAAAATAGAAGATGCTTTAGGGCAGAAGAAGCTTTTTCTCAATgataaagttttggatattaaacATTTTGAATTTTGGTTTGGCAGAATGTAGTTGTGGAATGTTGAAATTAGGATCATAGGAAAGATAGGAGAAAATAATAAGAGAAGGATTTACATGGTTAAACATCTGAGAGCCTACATCCACAGATATAAAACCTTAAAAGGGTTACTTTTCATTCACTTATATGTTTACATAGTACATAAGACTTTATATTTATAATCAAAGATACAAGATATATATGACATCATATTAATATGCCATAAGTTACTCCTTTATATAAGCTTTAAATCAAGCCATTAATTTGTTAATCAGTTACATGATTTTCTCATAGTCATGTGCATAGTTACCTACGGGAACGGGAACATGATACTCTTTTTAGTTATATATTGGGTACTTTCGGAGTAGGTTTAATCGGTTAGCTCTTTCGGGACGTAGTACGTTTAAATAATATCTTGAGCTCGTTGAGTGAAAATTAATAATCTTTTTTATTGCTTACAATTTGTTactttgtattttt
It contains:
- the LOC110657616 gene encoding zinc finger CCCH domain-containing protein 13 isoform X2; translated protein: MVERKLFKTKLCVLYQKGRCHRQNCSFAHGSVELRQFLGSSNGKRDHRGGDLRDKLDKRLSPQRRISPGRNTRSRHTFHGSSPSRSIEKNSDRKRRKKQHFDGQSDLSRSLKSSDGAEDRVKRRKTTSTDSIFFLKKQLIEAQSEIDVLDQQKSQLKTLVEEKVEEANILTSRVLELDFQLSKEKEEYRRNVSKIKKFVKTYKRYVRVQEDLKKSQVRLQRLGDHLGSDTTINGGNEEDSSINIVSDGEAPGYHTVCPPNEVHNNHFPGKKGLLVKCDTVEESTKANLTHGGGYHIETTRLGKLSQLNACKEVEMVESGNDGHQPTTNGSKQKRGHNVSASMPSADKYKGKDENVDVEGLEEEMIDVDIV
- the LOC110657616 gene encoding zinc finger CCCH domain-containing protein 13 isoform X1, translating into MVERKLFKTKLCVLYQKGRCHRQNCSFAHGSVELRQFLGSSNGKRDHRGGDLRDKLDKRLSPQRRISPGRNTRSRHTFHGSSPSRSIEKNSDRKRRKKQHFDGQSDLSRSLKSSDGAEDRVKRRKTTSTDSIFFLKKQLIEAQSEIDVLDQQKSQLKTLVEEKVEEANILTSRVLELDFQLSKEKEEYRRNVSKIKKFVKTYKRYVRVQEDLKKSQVRLQRLGDHLGSDTTINGGNEEDSSINIVSDGEAPGYHTVCPPNEVHNNHFPGKKGLLVKCDTVEESTKANLTHGGGYHIETTRLGKLSQLNACKEVEMVESGNDGHQPTTNGSKQKRGHNVSASMPSADKPKGSGLGLSAPSTSMAAHAIDELVEIEVEENIEVVETTSVEIDKGATTYGVRRVPFLLPPPPPFPQSNYSQYKGKDENVDVEGLEEEMIDVDIV